A window of the Nisaea acidiphila genome harbors these coding sequences:
- the uvrA gene encoding excinuclease ABC subunit UvrA, with protein sequence MSASSEPKDIRVQGAREHNLKGVDVAIPRNSLTVLTGLSGSGKSSLAFDTIYAEGQRRYVESLSAYARQFLELMQKPDVDLIEGLSPAISIEQKTTSRNPRSTVGTVTEVYDYLRLLYARIGIPYSPATGLPIESQTVSQMVDRILEMDDGTRLYLLAPIVRGRKGEYRKEMAELRKQGFQRLKVDGELYEIDEVPALNKKLKHDIEVVVDRLVVREGIATRLADSVETALDLSDGLLIAEDASSGERTTFSAKFACPVSGFTIDEIEPRLFSFNNPFGACPSCDGLGSSMYFDPGLIVPEGSKSLRKGAIAPWANSSSKYYMQSLESLAKHLDISLDTAYEDLPEKAQSALLYGTGSERVVMTFDDGLRSYQTNKPFEGIIPNMERRFRETESAWSREELSKYQSVAPCDACHGQRLKPEALAVKIAGLNISEVTEMSISEAVAWFTALTGNLTGKQAEIAERILKEINERLGFLNNVGLDYLTMSRASGTLSGGESQRIRLASQIGSGLTGVLYVLDEPSIGLHQRDNDRLLATLVRLRDLGNTVLVVEHDEDAIRSADYVVDMGPGAGVHGGTVVAAGTPEEIMRAPQSLTGQYLTGFRQVPIPAERRKAKKGKHITLTGATANNLDDVSVSIPLGTLTCVTGVSGGGKSSLIIETLWKAIARKLHGAREHPGPFDSIEGLEFLDKVVDIDQSPIGRTPRSNPATYTGAFTPIRDWFAGLPEAKTRGYKPGRFSFNVKGGRCEACQGDGVIKIEMHFLPDVYVQCDVCKGKRYNRETLEITYKDKSIAEVLELTVEEGAEFFKAVPSIRDKLETLERVGLGYIQIGQAATTLSGGEAQRVKLSKELSRRATGKTLYILDEPTTGLHFEDVRKLLEVLQALVEQGNTVIVIEHNLEVIKTADWIVDLGPEGGSGGGKIVAEGTPEDVAQTSGSYTGKYLAPYLDAARAKKSA encoded by the coding sequence ATGTCAGCCTCTTCCGAACCGAAAGATATCCGCGTTCAGGGTGCCCGGGAGCACAATCTGAAGGGCGTCGATGTCGCGATCCCGCGGAACTCCCTGACCGTCCTGACCGGTCTCAGCGGCTCCGGAAAGTCCTCGCTCGCCTTCGATACGATCTATGCCGAGGGCCAGCGGCGCTATGTCGAAAGCCTGTCCGCCTATGCGCGCCAGTTCCTGGAGCTGATGCAGAAGCCGGATGTGGACCTGATCGAGGGGCTCTCGCCAGCGATCTCCATCGAACAGAAGACGACGTCGCGCAACCCGCGTTCCACGGTCGGCACGGTGACGGAGGTCTACGACTATCTCCGTCTGCTCTATGCCCGCATCGGCATCCCCTACTCTCCCGCGACGGGACTGCCGATCGAGAGCCAGACGGTCAGCCAGATGGTCGACCGAATTCTGGAGATGGACGATGGCACCCGGCTCTATCTGCTTGCCCCCATCGTGCGCGGCCGCAAGGGCGAGTACCGCAAGGAGATGGCGGAGCTGCGCAAACAGGGCTTTCAGCGTCTGAAGGTCGACGGCGAGCTCTACGAGATCGACGAGGTTCCGGCCCTCAACAAGAAGCTGAAGCACGATATCGAGGTTGTGGTCGACCGGCTCGTGGTCCGCGAGGGCATCGCGACCCGGCTGGCCGATTCCGTCGAGACCGCGCTCGATCTCTCCGACGGATTGCTGATTGCGGAGGACGCCTCAAGCGGAGAACGCACGACCTTCTCCGCCAAGTTCGCCTGCCCCGTCTCCGGCTTCACCATCGACGAGATCGAGCCCCGGCTGTTCTCCTTCAACAACCCGTTCGGCGCCTGTCCGAGCTGCGACGGGCTCGGCAGCAGCATGTATTTCGATCCGGGCCTGATCGTTCCCGAAGGCTCCAAGAGCCTTCGCAAGGGGGCGATCGCACCCTGGGCGAACTCCTCCTCGAAATACTATATGCAGTCGCTGGAGAGCTTGGCGAAGCATCTCGATATCTCGCTCGACACCGCCTACGAGGATCTGCCGGAAAAGGCGCAAAGCGCCCTGCTCTACGGCACCGGCAGCGAGCGCGTCGTCATGACCTTCGATGACGGGCTCCGGAGCTATCAGACCAACAAGCCTTTCGAAGGCATCATTCCGAACATGGAACGGCGCTTCAGGGAGACGGAATCGGCCTGGAGCCGGGAAGAACTCTCCAAATACCAGTCGGTCGCGCCCTGCGACGCCTGTCACGGGCAGCGCCTGAAGCCGGAAGCGCTCGCGGTGAAGATCGCCGGGCTCAACATCTCCGAGGTCACAGAGATGTCGATTTCGGAAGCGGTCGCCTGGTTCACCGCCCTGACCGGGAACCTCACCGGCAAGCAGGCGGAAATCGCCGAGCGGATCCTGAAGGAAATCAACGAGAGACTCGGCTTCCTGAACAATGTCGGGCTCGACTATCTCACCATGTCGCGGGCTTCGGGAACGCTCTCCGGCGGGGAGAGCCAGCGCATCCGTCTCGCTTCGCAGATCGGCTCCGGTCTGACGGGCGTGCTCTACGTTCTGGACGAACCCTCCATCGGCCTGCATCAGCGTGACAATGATCGCTTGCTGGCCACGCTGGTCCGTCTGCGGGATCTCGGGAACACCGTGCTCGTGGTCGAGCATGACGAGGATGCGATCCGTTCCGCCGATTATGTCGTGGACATGGGGCCGGGCGCCGGTGTCCATGGCGGTACCGTGGTCGCCGCCGGCACGCCGGAAGAGATCATGCGCGCGCCGCAGAGCCTGACCGGCCAGTATCTGACCGGGTTCCGACAGGTGCCGATCCCGGCCGAGAGGCGCAAGGCCAAGAAAGGCAAGCACATCACGCTGACCGGCGCGACGGCGAACAATCTCGACGATGTTTCCGTCTCGATACCGCTTGGCACCCTCACCTGCGTCACCGGCGTTTCCGGCGGCGGCAAATCCTCGCTCATCATCGAAACACTCTGGAAGGCGATCGCCCGAAAGCTGCATGGCGCGCGGGAACATCCTGGGCCGTTCGACAGCATCGAGGGGCTCGAATTCCTCGACAAGGTGGTCGATATCGACCAGTCGCCGATAGGCCGCACGCCGCGCTCGAACCCGGCGACTTATACCGGCGCCTTCACCCCGATCCGGGACTGGTTCGCCGGCCTGCCGGAAGCCAAGACCCGCGGTTACAAGCCGGGCCGTTTTTCCTTCAATGTGAAAGGCGGTCGCTGCGAGGCCTGTCAGGGCGACGGCGTCATCAAGATCGAAATGCACTTCCTGCCGGATGTCTACGTCCAGTGCGACGTTTGCAAAGGCAAACGCTACAACCGCGAGACCCTCGAGATCACCTACAAGGACAAGTCGATCGCCGAGGTCTTGGAGCTGACGGTCGAGGAAGGTGCCGAGTTCTTCAAGGCGGTGCCGTCGATCCGGGACAAGTTGGAGACCCTGGAACGGGTCGGGCTCGGCTATATCCAGATCGGCCAGGCTGCGACCACCCTTTCGGGCGGCGAGGCGCAGCGCGTCAAGCTTTCGAAGGAGCTCTCGCGCCGCGCGACCGGCAAGACGCTTTATATTCTCGACGAGCCGACGACCGGCCTGCATTTCGAGGATGTGCGCAAGCTGCTTGAAGTGTTGCAGGCCCTTGTCGAGCAGGGGAATACGGTGATCGTGATCGAACACAATCTGGAGGTGATCAAGACCGCCGACTGGATCGTCGATCTCGGCCCCGAGGGCGGGTCGGGCGGCGGCAAGATCGTCGCCGAAGGCACCCCGGAAGATGTCGCGCAGACCTCCGGCAGCTATACGGGCAAATATCTCGCGCCCTATCTCGACGCGGCTCGAGCGAAGAAGAGCGCATAG
- the ssb gene encoding single-stranded DNA-binding protein, translating to MAGSVNKVILVGNLGRDPDIRSMQDGNKVVNLSVATSETWRDRNSGERRERTEWHRVVIFNENLAKVAEQYLRKGSKVYVEGQLQTRKWTDQSGQEKYSTEVVLQRFRGELQMLDGRGEGGGGQGGGYGGDDGFNQGGGYGGGSGGGYGGGSGGGQPPVGGPGDLDDEIPF from the coding sequence ATGGCAGGCAGCGTCAACAAGGTCATTCTCGTCGGCAATCTCGGTCGCGACCCGGATATCCGGAGCATGCAGGACGGCAACAAGGTCGTGAACCTCTCCGTCGCAACGTCGGAGACCTGGCGTGATCGGAACAGCGGCGAGCGCCGCGAGCGCACGGAATGGCACAGGGTGGTGATCTTCAACGAGAACCTCGCCAAGGTTGCCGAGCAGTATCTTCGCAAAGGCTCGAAGGTCTATGTCGAAGGTCAGCTGCAGACCAGGAAATGGACCGACCAGTCGGGACAGGAGAAATACTCGACCGAGGTCGTGCTGCAGCGTTTCCGCGGCGAGCTCCAGATGCTCGATGGGCGCGGCGAAGGCGGCGGCGGTCAGGGCGGCGGCTATGGCGGTGACGACGGGTTCAACCAGGGCGGCGGGTACGGCGGCGGCTCGGGTGGCGGATATGGCGGTGGCAGCGGGGGCGGCCAGCCTCCGGTTGGCGGGCCGGGCGATCTCGACGACGAGATCCCGTTCTGA
- a CDS encoding haloacid dehalogenase type II, whose product MVQREILKREIKALVFDQYGTVVDMQSGLTEIAAPFLKAKGWDGEAHRFVTWWRRTHFENSMIDALCDRGHTPYRQIGHRAVSYVLDRCGITYSQTEIKWLVSEIEKLPPFPDVLRALSALRTAGYRLVILSNGDSDMLQAAKSHIGFEFDAVISVDQAGYFKPHWKTYAKAEEVIGLDRSSCLFVANHAFDCIGAKSYGMRTAFIDRRKRPFGETPHQPDITVADFAELASTMCDDGHETA is encoded by the coding sequence ATGGTGCAACGGGAAATTCTGAAACGCGAAATCAAGGCGCTGGTCTTCGATCAGTACGGAACGGTCGTGGACATGCAATCCGGCCTGACCGAAATCGCGGCGCCATTCCTGAAAGCCAAAGGGTGGGACGGCGAAGCGCACCGTTTTGTCACCTGGTGGCGCCGGACGCATTTCGAAAACTCCATGATCGACGCGCTTTGCGACCGGGGACACACGCCGTATCGCCAGATCGGGCACAGAGCCGTTTCCTACGTGCTTGATCGTTGCGGGATCACTTATTCGCAAACCGAGATCAAGTGGCTGGTTTCCGAGATCGAAAAACTCCCGCCGTTCCCGGATGTCCTGAGAGCACTGAGCGCGCTACGAACGGCGGGATACAGGCTGGTAATCCTCTCGAACGGTGACAGTGACATGCTGCAGGCGGCGAAGTCTCATATCGGCTTCGAATTCGATGCGGTGATCTCGGTCGATCAGGCCGGGTATTTCAAACCGCATTGGAAGACCTACGCCAAGGCCGAAGAAGTCATCGGGCTCGACCGGTCGAGCTGCCTGTTCGTCGCGAACCACGCCTTCGATTGCATCGGAGCGAAATCCTACGGCATGCGGACAGCCTTCATCGACCGGCGAAAGCGGCCATTCGGCGAAACGCCGCATCAGCCGGACATCACCGTCGCCGACTTCGCCGAACTCGCGTCCACGATGTGCGATGACGGACATGAGACCGCTTGA
- a CDS encoding CaiB/BaiF CoA transferase family protein, translating to MRPLDGIRVVDLTRVVSGPFCTMQLGDFGADVLKIERPGTGDDARAFAPPYQGDQSAYFLSVNRNKKSVVLDLKAAADQEALWQLIGSADVLVENFRSGVMERIGFGYEEVRQRRPELVYASISGFGDSGPGKDRPGYDVIVQGEAGLMDLTGPEDGSPFKVGTSIADLASGLVASQAIIAALYARQRGGTGQHIQISMYEVVASLLTFNAGIYFATGQTPRRRGNAHPTIVPYEPFEANDGWINLGIANDALWTSFCRAIERPDLAVDPRFLQAEERVRNRKALTPVVASIIAGRSRDDWLNLLSPLGIPCGAIRTVAEVCDGPVLAARDMIAEMQHGTAGRVKNIKNPARMGGTPLEVYRAPPTLGEHSEEVLSALRENRENGHGADK from the coding sequence ATGAGACCGCTTGACGGTATCCGCGTCGTCGATCTGACCCGTGTTGTGTCCGGTCCGTTCTGCACCATGCAACTCGGCGATTTCGGCGCAGACGTCCTAAAGATCGAGCGTCCCGGAACGGGCGATGACGCTCGTGCTTTCGCCCCGCCGTACCAAGGGGATCAGTCGGCCTATTTCCTTTCGGTGAACCGGAACAAGAAAAGCGTCGTGCTCGATCTCAAGGCAGCCGCGGACCAAGAGGCGCTCTGGCAACTCATCGGAAGTGCCGATGTCCTGGTGGAGAACTTTCGTTCCGGCGTCATGGAGCGGATCGGATTCGGGTACGAGGAGGTACGCCAGCGGCGCCCGGAACTTGTCTATGCCTCGATTTCAGGTTTCGGGGACAGCGGTCCGGGAAAGGACCGCCCGGGCTATGACGTCATCGTTCAGGGAGAGGCCGGCCTGATGGATCTGACCGGCCCGGAAGACGGTTCTCCCTTCAAGGTCGGCACCTCGATCGCGGATCTGGCATCAGGTCTAGTCGCCTCGCAGGCGATCATCGCGGCGCTCTATGCGCGTCAGCGCGGCGGTACCGGGCAACACATACAGATCTCGATGTACGAAGTCGTCGCATCGCTGCTGACCTTCAATGCCGGCATCTATTTCGCCACCGGCCAGACACCTCGGCGTCGAGGGAACGCGCATCCGACGATCGTGCCATACGAGCCATTCGAGGCGAATGATGGGTGGATCAATCTCGGCATCGCCAATGATGCGCTCTGGACCTCCTTCTGTCGGGCGATCGAACGCCCGGATCTTGCCGTGGACCCGCGGTTCCTTCAGGCGGAAGAGCGGGTGCGCAACAGGAAGGCCCTGACCCCCGTCGTAGCCTCCATCATCGCCGGGAGGAGCCGGGACGACTGGCTGAATTTGCTGAGTCCTCTCGGGATTCCCTGCGGGGCCATCCGAACGGTTGCCGAGGTCTGCGACGGCCCCGTTCTGGCCGCACGCGATATGATCGCGGAAATGCAGCACGGTACTGCCGGGCGCGTCAAAAATATCAAAAATCCCGCGAGGATGGGCGGAACGCCGCTTGAGGTCTATCGCGCCCCGCCGACGCTGGGAGAACATAGCGAGGAGGTCCTGAGTGCACTTCGGGAAAACAGAGAGAATGGTCATGGCGCGGACAAGTGA
- a CDS encoding LysR family transcriptional regulator → MSLHKTDLNLLKAFDALMQTRHVSRAAALIGMGQPGMSAALSRLRATFQDELLVKQGGEMVPTPRALALEPDVRRMLREIGRLVTEPDPFEPKLSRRCVPVRLSDLLSRLLLPELLERFDREAPGMSLEILHLGPDATVDGLERNLVELAVSTDLHAPKSIQSEFYFRDNVVVVARNGHPARETLGTLEGFLAAPQVKIAQSPIDDRFADRQLARMGRKRKIRATVPHWLAVPDIVARTDLVAILPRSIAGKEQENYGLMLIEPPFEDSSFDWSLYWRRRLSDDPAILFLRDMFLRIKPD, encoded by the coding sequence ATGAGCCTGCACAAGACTGATCTCAATCTTCTCAAGGCTTTCGATGCGCTAATGCAGACGCGCCACGTCTCGAGGGCTGCCGCGCTCATCGGTATGGGGCAACCGGGAATGAGCGCGGCGCTGAGCCGTCTCCGGGCGACGTTCCAGGACGAACTTCTGGTCAAGCAGGGTGGGGAGATGGTGCCGACGCCGCGAGCCCTCGCTCTAGAGCCGGATGTCAGACGGATGCTGCGGGAAATCGGCCGGCTGGTGACGGAACCCGATCCATTCGAGCCGAAACTGAGCCGTCGCTGCGTTCCTGTGAGGCTGTCGGATTTGTTGTCTCGCCTTCTGTTGCCGGAGCTGCTCGAACGATTCGACAGAGAGGCTCCGGGCATGAGCCTGGAAATCCTGCACCTGGGACCTGACGCCACGGTCGACGGACTTGAGAGAAACCTGGTGGAACTGGCCGTGAGCACCGACCTGCACGCGCCGAAATCGATCCAGAGCGAGTTTTATTTCCGGGACAATGTGGTCGTTGTGGCTCGCAACGGGCATCCGGCACGCGAAACGCTCGGAACGCTCGAAGGCTTTCTCGCGGCGCCGCAGGTCAAGATTGCTCAAAGCCCGATCGACGACCGTTTTGCCGACCGTCAGCTCGCGCGCATGGGCCGAAAGCGCAAAATTCGGGCAACTGTGCCGCATTGGCTTGCGGTTCCGGATATTGTCGCGCGCACAGATCTGGTTGCGATCCTGCCACGGAGCATTGCCGGCAAGGAGCAAGAAAATTATGGCCTGATGTTGATCGAACCGCCTTTCGAGGACAGCTCATTCGATTGGTCGCTTTACTGGCGTCGCCGCCTTTCCGACGACCCGGCCATACTCTTCCTGCGTGACATGTTTCTGCGGATCAAGCCCGACTGA
- a CDS encoding class I SAM-dependent methyltransferase: MDRFLEANRRKWNELAEVNFSSSNSDYDVGSFIEAPDGIEGLHKTEREELGSVEGLDILHLQCHFGKDTIRLKRSGARSATGLDFSPVAIENARALAGATGTDVTFVQGNLYDAPKLIDGKFDLVYVTWGTICWLPDIEEWARIVAHFLKPGGRFYFLDQHPVALSFDDLAPAPHAPVYDYFHKPEPITFDGSEAYADETAVLKTERSYEWTHPVGEVVTALIEAGLGIEYLHEFDTVAWKAFAYLVPCEGGLFRLPEGMPRLPLSYSISARKQD, encoded by the coding sequence ATGGACCGGTTTCTGGAAGCCAACAGGCGCAAATGGAATGAGCTGGCGGAGGTTAACTTCTCTTCCTCCAATAGCGACTATGACGTCGGATCATTCATCGAAGCCCCGGATGGAATCGAGGGGCTCCACAAGACAGAGCGTGAGGAACTCGGTTCGGTCGAGGGGCTCGATATCCTCCATCTGCAGTGCCATTTCGGTAAGGACACCATCCGCCTGAAGCGTTCCGGCGCACGTAGCGCAACGGGACTGGACTTCTCCCCGGTCGCAATAGAGAACGCACGCGCATTGGCGGGGGCGACAGGAACCGACGTCACCTTCGTGCAAGGCAACCTCTACGACGCTCCGAAGCTGATCGACGGCAAATTCGATCTCGTCTATGTCACGTGGGGGACGATCTGCTGGCTGCCGGATATCGAGGAATGGGCAAGGATCGTGGCCCATTTTCTGAAACCGGGAGGACGGTTCTATTTCCTGGACCAGCATCCGGTGGCCCTGAGTTTCGACGATCTGGCGCCGGCCCCTCATGCCCCTGTCTACGACTACTTCCACAAGCCCGAACCGATCACTTTCGACGGAAGCGAGGCCTATGCCGACGAAACGGCGGTTCTGAAAACCGAACGGAGTTACGAGTGGACTCATCCGGTCGGCGAGGTTGTAACCGCGCTGATCGAAGCCGGGCTCGGCATCGAGTATCTCCACGAGTTCGATACGGTTGCCTGGAAGGCATTTGCGTATCTGGTGCCGTGCGAGGGCGGCTTGTTCCGATTGCCCGAAGGGATGCCGCGGCTTCCTCTCAGCTATTCGATCTCGGCGCGGAAACAGGACTGA
- a CDS encoding cytochrome P450, producing MAALFTPFIWVFRHLQAWGRGLAGIAALLCVGARALTKAGGFKKNIAAAFALPLNQRRALAVLRAFWPNLTLSRRFVKAYENDGTAVISLREDCLDVLNRNADFEVVYGPRMRKLTGGNNFFLGMQPGWDYTRDTSAMHLAMRDTDVAEVLAPRAAALAERLVNQSGGKIDLPPGLTLPVPWDMTDRYFGVGGPDAATMQDWTTILFWYLFEDLAADPAFDTKAMTYAERMRSYLDQAIAARKAAPAESEDLLNRCLALQGAGTPGMDDLGIRNNLLGLLIGAIPTISKACCFAMDELLNRPDALRGAQEAAQANDDTRMASYIWEALRFNPHNPVIYRRATRDAVIAPSTLRQVTIRKGTLVFAATLSAMFDNYQIRDANSFRTDRPWEDYIIWGYGMHTCFGAIINAALIPAILKPLLKQRNLRRAPGAAGQIDSGGTPHPQHFHLEFDA from the coding sequence ATGGCGGCACTTTTCACTCCCTTCATCTGGGTCTTTCGGCATCTGCAGGCATGGGGCCGCGGATTGGCGGGCATTGCCGCCCTGCTCTGCGTTGGCGCCAGAGCGCTGACAAAGGCTGGCGGCTTCAAGAAGAACATCGCCGCCGCTTTCGCTCTTCCATTGAATCAGCGACGAGCGCTTGCGGTTCTGAGAGCCTTCTGGCCCAACCTGACGCTCTCTCGCCGTTTCGTGAAGGCCTACGAGAATGACGGCACCGCGGTGATCTCTCTGCGCGAGGACTGCCTGGATGTGCTGAACCGGAACGCCGATTTCGAGGTCGTCTACGGACCCCGGATGCGCAAACTGACCGGTGGCAACAATTTCTTTCTCGGCATGCAGCCAGGCTGGGACTACACCCGAGATACGTCCGCCATGCATCTGGCGATGCGTGACACCGATGTCGCCGAGGTTCTCGCCCCCCGTGCAGCGGCCCTTGCCGAGCGCCTTGTGAATCAGTCGGGAGGAAAAATAGATCTCCCCCCGGGCCTGACCTTGCCGGTGCCGTGGGACATGACCGACCGTTATTTCGGTGTCGGCGGGCCGGACGCGGCCACAATGCAGGATTGGACCACCATTCTTTTTTGGTACCTGTTCGAAGACCTTGCTGCCGACCCAGCGTTCGACACCAAGGCAATGACCTATGCCGAACGGATGCGGAGCTATCTCGACCAGGCGATCGCCGCGCGCAAGGCGGCGCCTGCAGAATCGGAAGACCTGCTGAACCGCTGCCTCGCGTTGCAGGGAGCCGGGACTCCCGGCATGGACGATCTTGGTATCCGGAACAATCTGCTAGGCCTTCTGATCGGAGCCATCCCGACGATTTCCAAGGCTTGCTGCTTTGCCATGGACGAACTCCTGAACCGCCCCGACGCGCTACGTGGGGCGCAGGAGGCCGCACAGGCGAACGACGACACCCGCATGGCGAGCTATATCTGGGAAGCCCTGCGTTTCAATCCGCACAATCCGGTCATCTACCGGCGTGCGACACGCGATGCCGTTATCGCCCCGTCGACGCTCCGGCAGGTCACGATCAGGAAAGGCACCCTCGTCTTCGCGGCCACGCTTTCGGCGATGTTCGACAATTACCAGATCCGGGATGCCAACAGCTTCCGGACAGACCGCCCCTGGGAGGACTACATCATCTGGGGTTATGGCATGCACACCTGTTTCGGCGCCATCATCAACGCGGCGCTTATCCCGGCAATCCTGAAACCGCTGCTGAAGCAAAGGAACCTCCGGCGGGCCCCGGGGGCAGCGGGCCAGATCGATTCAGGGGGCACTCCGCATCCGCAGCATTTCCATCTCGAATTCGACGCCTGA
- a CDS encoding Dyp-type peroxidase yields MTATLDLADIQGNIPRAYGRYSFPFARYFFLNIADAAKGRAFVDAVRRQVTTAARWPENAQKPACTVNIAFTFMGLLKLELPTRTLQGMPDEFIEGMKARAFILGDRDVTKTAEQDADWDRHWDPIWRRNRVGGDDSDNVHIWISLNAQLKQLGLAEPVDALEEKTEWLRDLCAASDGGVRILSGIGRDGTQDFQAASAVFDDFDGQKLPTAMEHLGFADGIGDPVFEGQLRPSEMATAVIGRGKREDGEWKPLAAGEFLLGHSDESQELPPTAMPPEFMKNGSFMAFRKLHENVATFDEVLEEETSRYGSVMGVSATEARETLRAKMCGRWKDGVPLATVPTYPEWQDFRKDRGFDDPNPAKALENQLKFIRSTEASDFRYADDMEGFKCPVGAHLRRMSTRDYLDPLNKIGTDPKTGKPYKNAAATSQLNKRRRILRRGLPYGPSNLEQKSDETEQGVAMMLVCASLFRQFEFVQQHWIQYGLDFHQGNNTCPLLGDHSHHKRHTIPSDPVSEKPPYVMSKLKTFVECRGGDYFFIPSLTALRMIAMGVVDPT; encoded by the coding sequence ATGACAGCGACGCTTGATCTTGCCGACATTCAGGGAAATATCCCCCGCGCCTATGGACGATATTCCTTTCCCTTCGCCCGATATTTTTTTCTGAACATTGCCGATGCCGCAAAGGGCCGCGCTTTTGTCGATGCCGTTCGACGCCAGGTCACAACGGCGGCGCGCTGGCCGGAGAATGCGCAGAAACCCGCCTGCACGGTGAATATCGCTTTCACTTTCATGGGGTTGCTCAAACTCGAATTGCCGACACGCACGCTGCAGGGCATGCCGGACGAATTCATCGAGGGTATGAAGGCAAGAGCGTTCATTCTGGGCGATCGGGACGTCACAAAGACGGCCGAGCAGGACGCGGACTGGGATCGGCACTGGGACCCTATATGGCGGCGCAACCGCGTCGGCGGCGACGATAGCGACAATGTCCATATTTGGATCTCGCTCAATGCCCAGCTGAAACAATTGGGTCTGGCGGAACCCGTCGATGCACTGGAAGAGAAGACCGAGTGGTTGCGTGACCTGTGCGCTGCCTCGGATGGCGGTGTGCGCATTCTTTCGGGAATCGGGCGCGACGGAACGCAGGATTTCCAAGCGGCCTCTGCGGTGTTTGACGATTTCGACGGTCAGAAACTCCCGACCGCTATGGAGCATCTCGGCTTTGCGGACGGCATCGGTGACCCGGTGTTCGAGGGACAGCTCCGGCCGTCGGAAATGGCCACGGCCGTAATCGGACGCGGTAAACGGGAGGACGGTGAGTGGAAGCCCCTCGCGGCCGGCGAGTTTCTCCTCGGGCATTCGGACGAAAGTCAGGAACTTCCTCCGACGGCGATGCCGCCGGAATTCATGAAGAACGGGAGCTTCATGGCGTTCCGCAAATTGCACGAGAATGTGGCGACCTTTGACGAGGTTCTGGAAGAGGAAACCTCACGCTACGGGTCTGTCATGGGGGTCTCTGCCACGGAGGCGAGGGAAACCCTTCGTGCGAAGATGTGCGGGCGCTGGAAGGACGGGGTGCCGCTCGCCACGGTTCCGACCTATCCGGAATGGCAGGACTTCCGTAAGGATCGCGGTTTCGATGACCCAAATCCGGCGAAAGCGCTTGAGAACCAATTGAAGTTCATTCGCTCGACGGAAGCCTCCGATTTTCGTTACGCCGATGATATGGAGGGGTTCAAATGCCCGGTCGGCGCCCATCTGAGGCGCATGAGCACCCGCGATTATCTCGACCCCCTAAATAAGATCGGAACCGATCCGAAGACCGGGAAGCCATACAAGAACGCGGCAGCGACGAGCCAGCTCAACAAGCGCCGCCGCATCCTGCGCCGCGGCCTGCCATACGGGCCTTCCAATCTGGAGCAAAAATCCGACGAAACCGAACAGGGCGTGGCAATGATGCTGGTTTGCGCCAGCCTTTTCCGTCAGTTCGAGTTCGTGCAGCAACATTGGATCCAGTACGGACTTGATTTTCATCAAGGCAACAACACCTGTCCTCTGCTCGGCGACCACAGCCATCACAAGCGACACACGATCCCTTCCGATCCGGTTTCAGAGAAACCGCCCTATGTGATGAGCAAATTGAAAACCTTCGTCGAATGCCGTGGCGGGGACTATTTTTTCATTCCCTCGCTGACCGCCCTGCGAATGATCGCGATGGGCGTGGTCGACCCGACCTGA